Genomic window (Polaribacter batillariae):
ATAAGTTAAATTCAATAGTTTGCTGACTCTTTCTTCTGCTTTTAATTTATAATCCTTTATATAATCATCGGTAAACTCCCATTCAATAAAATTAGATTTTTGAGTTAAAGCATCTTGTAACTCTTTATTCTTTGGATATAGTTTTTTTAAACTATCAAGTTCATTTATACCATAATTGTTTTTTCTAATAAATTTTGAAATTATATCTTCAGCTTCTTTTTTCCATTTTAACAAATTATTAATATACTCTACTTCTTCTTCTGCATATGTAAAACGCTGAGCATATTTTAATTCAGCTTTTTTGTAAATATTAAATAAGGTTGAATCTTTTTGATTAATTTCTCTAATTGTTTTACCTCTGAATTTATTTGAATATTCTTTTATGATTCTAGTATATTCATAGTTTACAAAATAGTTATTATCTCCATTATCATTACTCAAAAAATTCCAACCATTTTTATCGTCTATATAACCATTTTTATCATCATCAAAATTATTATTAGCAACTTCATTTTTATTATCCCATATATTGTTTTTTAATCCTGAATGATTAATTTCAATTGGCATATCAATTACAGCAACAATTATTCTTTTAGGCTTTCTATTAATTAATAGAGAATCATAAACTCTATTTAAACTAATTCCTACTAAAGTATCTATAAGAATATCTTTAAAATGCCAGTTTTTAAAATCTTCTAAAGAATTTAATTTATATTTTTTTACAGGAATTTTGTTATTTACCTTGATGGCTTTATAATTTGTTTTGTTACAACTAAAAAAGATAAACACGATTAATAATAAAATAATAAATTTATTAAAGTTTTTCATAAAAATAAATTGTTTAGAGATACAAAAATACCTAAAAGACATTTAATAGTAATTTGCTTTTAGGTATTCTTAAAGTTTTTGGGTTATTTATTGGGAAATAACTCTAGTTTATCCTTTCTCCATTTCTAATTTTCTTGATCTATCGACACATTTTGGTCTGGTAGGTCTTTTTACTATAGTTCCATCGTCACCCACGTTTCCACCAAAAATTGTAGAGGGGTTCGTTAATTTTGAAATTGAAAATTTTTCTAATTTTAGTTTACTCATAATTATACGTTTTTCTTTAATTATAAAAG
Coding sequences:
- a CDS encoding S8 family serine peptidase, with translation MKNFNKFIILLLIVFIFFSCNKTNYKAIKVNNKIPVKKYKLNSLEDFKNWHFKDILIDTLVGISLNRVYDSLLINRKPKRIIVAVIDMPIEINHSGLKNNIWDNKNEVANNNFDDDKNGYIDDKNGWNFLSNDNGDNNYFVNYEYTRIIKEYSNKFRGKTIREINQKDSTLFNIYKKAELKYAQRFTYAEEEVEYINNLLKWKKEAEDIISKFIRKNNYGINELDSLKKLYPKNKELQDALTQKSNFIEWEFTDDYIKDYKLKAEERVSKLLNLTYNDRKIQGDNPKLISDNSYGSPNFKVNFELLDHGTKMAGVIVNIGKKKELKIMPLAISAYGDEHDKDIALAIRYAVDNGAKVINMSFAKEFSLYPKWVLDAIKYADEKNVLLVNGAGNDNRNLELKNLTWFPNDHEYENETEISDNFLKVGSNGLYINNKLRSSFSNYGNNEVDIFAPGEYIYTTFPKNEYNIVYGGTSASSAITSG